The Papaver somniferum cultivar HN1 chromosome 3, ASM357369v1, whole genome shotgun sequence genome includes a region encoding these proteins:
- the LOC113356691 gene encoding GPN-loop GTPase QQT1-like: MVFGQVVIGPPGSGKTTYCNGMSQFLRLIGRKVAVINLDPANDALPYDCAVNIEDLIKLSDVMAEHSLGPNGGLVYCMDYLEKNVDWLESKLAPLIKDHYLLFDFPGQVELFFLHSNAKHVIEKLIKKLDLRLTAIHLVDAHLCSDPGKYVSALLLSLSTMLHLALPHINVLSKIDLIESYGKLAFNLDFYTDVEDLSYLQYHLDQDPRSAKYRKLTKQLCEVVEDHSLVNFSTLDIQDKESVGNLVKLIDKSNGYIFAGIDASAVEFSKIAVRPVDWDYYRTATVQEKYMKDDDLDFDHVK; this comes from the exons ATGGTGTTCGGTCAAGTAGTTATTGGTCCACCAGGTTCAGGCAAGACCACTTATTGCAATGGCATGTCTCAGTTCCTCAGACTCATTGGGAG GAAAGTAGCTGTTATCAATTTGGATCCTGCCAATGATGCATTACC GTATGATTGCGCTGTTAATATTGAAGATCTCATAAAGCTTAGTGATGTAATGGCTGAGCATTCTCTTGGTCCTAATGGAG GTCTTGTATACTGTATGGATTACTTGGAGAAGAACGTGGACTGGTTAGAGTCTAAATTGGCGCCTCTAATCAAAG ATCATTATCTTCTGTTTGACTTCCCCGGCCAAGTGGAGCTCTTTTTCCTTCATTCAAACGCCAAACACGTTATtgaaaaactcataaagaagttGGATCTGAGG TTGACTGCTATCCACTTGGTTGATGCCCATCTATGCAGTGATCCTGGGAAATATGTGAGTGCATTGCTACTCTCGCTGTCGACCATGTTGCATCTAGCACTGCCACATATCAATGTTTTGTCCAAGATTGATCTCATCGAGAGCTATGGGAAGCTAG CCTTTAACCTTGATTTTTATACGGATGTTGAAGATTTATCTTATTTACAATACCATCTTGATCAAGATCCTCGATCTGCTAAGTACAG GAAGCTTACAAAGCAGTTGTGTGAAGTGGTAGAAGACCATAGTCTTGTCAATTTCTCAACCTTAGATATCCAG GATAAAGAGAGTGTTGGAAATCTTGTGAAGCTCATAGACAAGAGCAACGGATATATATTTGCTGGTATAGATGCGAGTGCAGTTGAGTTCAGCAAGATTGCAGTTCGTCCTGTTGATTGGGACTACTACAG AACAGCTACAGTGCAGGAGAAATACATGAAGGATGACGATTTGGATTTCGATCATGTGAAATGA
- the LOC113361419 gene encoding single myb histone 5-like isoform X2 encodes MGAPKQKWTAAEEAALRAGILKHGLGKWRQILKDPEFSGILILRSNVDLKDKWRNIQAPRSFSSADRPDTLYRPETPDLSRARSGYEKSQLKVEPYESPFALSWEARSWEAQSDDDIVDVKPIPVAVETLSESGSTQSNLRLDSLIIEAIANLKERNGSNRTSIATYIEDHYCAPPNFRRILSEKLKRFIASGKLIKVNRNYRIASNSVSSVSFEKSKTCEMRLLEAKQDDSPNIDKEPERMVPEAKQDDSPNIDKDGDKIITRTCINTELAEMRFMTAQQAFAAAARAAAAADEWMAIAEQAAMEAEAAEADAEAAMMTLRARNASVACA; translated from the exons ATGGGCGCGCCTAAACAGAAGTGGACTGCAGCCGAAGAAGCAGCCCTTAGAGCTGGAATACTTAAACATGGTCTAGGAAAATGGCGCCAAATACTGAAAGACCCAGAATTCAGTGGTATCTTAATTCTGCGCTCAAATGTGGATCTCAAG GATAAGTGGAGAAACATCCAAGCACCAAGATCATTTTCGTCAGCTGACAGACCAGATACACTTTATAGACCTGAAACCCCTGACCTGAGCAGAGCTAGGTCAGGTTATGAGAAAAGTCAACTCAAGGTAGAGCCTTATGAAAGTCCTTTCGCCCTTAGTTGGGAAGCTCGAAGTTGGGAAGCTCAAAGCGATGATGACATTGTTGACGTTAAGCCAATTCCAGTTGCTGTTGAGACCTTGTCAGAGTCTGGTTCAACACAATCAAATTTAAG GCTGGACAGTCTTATAATAGAAGCTATAGCCAATCTTAAGGAGCGTAATGGGTCTAACAGGACTTCTATTGCAACCTACATAGAG GATCACTATTGTGCGCCACCAAATTTCAGAAGGATCTTGTCAGAAAAGCTCAAGCGTTTTATTGCAAGTGGAAAATTGATAAAG GTAAATCGCAATTACAGAATTGCATCAAACTCAGTTTCCTCAGTTTCCTTTGAGAAAAGCAAAACATGTGAGATGCGACTCCTGGAGGCCAAGCAAGATGACTCTCCCAACATAGATAAAGAACCTGAGAGGATGGTCCCAGAGGCCAAGCAAGATGACTCTCCCAAC ATAGATAAAGATGGTGATAAAATCATCACTAGGACATGTATTAATACAGAATTGGCAGAAATGAGGTTCATGACAGCACAGCAGGCTTTTGCAGCGGCTGCTCGAGCAGCGGCAGCGGCAGATGAGTGGATGGCAATAGCTGAACAGGCAGCAATGGAGGCAGAGGCAGCTGAAGCTGATGCAGAAGCAGCAATGATGACTTTGAGAGCCAGGAATGCATCG GTAGCTTGTGCTTGA
- the LOC113361419 gene encoding single myb histone 6-like isoform X1, with amino-acid sequence MGAPKQKWTAAEEAALRAGILKHGLGKWRQILKDPEFSGILILRSNVDLKDKWRNIQAPRSFSSADRPDTLYRPETPDLSRARSGYEKSQLKVEPYESPFALSWEARSWEAQSDDDIVDVKPIPVAVETLSESGSTQSNLRLDSLIIEAIANLKERNGSNRTSIATYIEDHYCAPPNFRRILSEKLKRFIASGKLIKVNRNYRIASNSVSSVSFEKSKTCEMRLLEAKQDDSPNIDKEPERMVPEAKQDDSPNIVKEPERMVPEAKQDDSPNIDKDGDKIITRTCINTELAEMRFMTAQQAFAAAARAAAAADEWMAIAEQAAMEAEAAEADAEAAMMTLRARNASVACA; translated from the exons ATGGGCGCGCCTAAACAGAAGTGGACTGCAGCCGAAGAAGCAGCCCTTAGAGCTGGAATACTTAAACATGGTCTAGGAAAATGGCGCCAAATACTGAAAGACCCAGAATTCAGTGGTATCTTAATTCTGCGCTCAAATGTGGATCTCAAG GATAAGTGGAGAAACATCCAAGCACCAAGATCATTTTCGTCAGCTGACAGACCAGATACACTTTATAGACCTGAAACCCCTGACCTGAGCAGAGCTAGGTCAGGTTATGAGAAAAGTCAACTCAAGGTAGAGCCTTATGAAAGTCCTTTCGCCCTTAGTTGGGAAGCTCGAAGTTGGGAAGCTCAAAGCGATGATGACATTGTTGACGTTAAGCCAATTCCAGTTGCTGTTGAGACCTTGTCAGAGTCTGGTTCAACACAATCAAATTTAAG GCTGGACAGTCTTATAATAGAAGCTATAGCCAATCTTAAGGAGCGTAATGGGTCTAACAGGACTTCTATTGCAACCTACATAGAG GATCACTATTGTGCGCCACCAAATTTCAGAAGGATCTTGTCAGAAAAGCTCAAGCGTTTTATTGCAAGTGGAAAATTGATAAAG GTAAATCGCAATTACAGAATTGCATCAAACTCAGTTTCCTCAGTTTCCTTTGAGAAAAGCAAAACATGTGAGATGCGACTCCTGGAGGCCAAGCAAGATGACTCTCCCAACATAGATAAAGAACCTGAGAGGATGGTCCCAGAGGCCAAGCAAGATGACTCTCCCAACATAGTTAAAGAACCTGAGAGGATGGTCCCAGAGGCCAAGCAAGATGACTCTCCCAACATAGATAAAGATGGTGATAAAATCATCACTAGGACATGTATTAATACAGAATTGGCAGAAATGAGGTTCATGACAGCACAGCAGGCTTTTGCAGCGGCTGCTCGAGCAGCGGCAGCGGCAGATGAGTGGATGGCAATAGCTGAACAGGCAGCAATGGAGGCAGAGGCAGCTGAAGCTGATGCAGAAGCAGCAATGATGACTTTGAGAGCCAGGAATGCATCG GTAGCTTGTGCTTGA